In the genome of Streptomyces lydicus, the window CGGGTCCGCTCGGTGAGCGGGGCGTGCAGGGTGATGTAGTCGGAGGTGCGCAGCAGTTCGTCGAGAGCGAGATGGCGGGCACCGCCGAGGCGGGCGGCAGCCTCCGGGGCGACCGGCTTCGGCCCGGCGTAGACGATGTCCATGTCGAACGCGAGGGCACGGCGGGCGACTTCCTCGCCGATGTGGCCGAGGCCGATGATGCCCAGGGTCTTGCCGGACAGCTCGGTGATGGACTGCTGCAGGCGCGGCAGTGCCCAGTCGGCCTCGGTGAGCGCCGTATGGGCCGGGACCAGCTGCTTGGCCAGGGCGAGCATCAGGGCGAAGGTCTGCTCGGCGACGTTCTGCTTCTCCGCGCCGCTGGAGCCGATGTTGCAGACCGGGATGCCTCGTTGGCGGGCCGCGTCCAGGTCGACGTAGTCGAAGCCGTGGCTGGCGCACTGGACGAGCTCCAGGTCGGGTGCCGCGGCGAGATGACCGGCGGTGACCGGGCCCAGGCCGGTGATCAGGAGATGGGCCGCACGCAGCGCCGCCGGGTCCTCGTCGGTCGTCTCGACGACGGTGACCTGGGCCTGC includes:
- a CDS encoding 2-hydroxyacid dehydrogenase, which translates into the protein MTSSPESSSTPQPHPVRNVLAVISPHVGGRAAGAALAGLFPGQAQVTVVETTDEDPAALRAAHLLITGLGPVTAGHLAAAPDLELVQCASHGFDYVDLDAARQRGIPVCNIGSSGAEKQNVAEQTFALMLALAKQLVPAHTALTEADWALPRLQQSITELSGKTLGIIGLGHIGEEVARRALAFDMDIVYAGPKPVAPEAAARLGGARHLALDELLRTSDYITLHAPLTERTRHLLDAERLALLKPTAFVINTARGALIDQDALADALAAGTLAGAGIDVFDPEPPTAALRLLKAPNVVLSPHVAGVTRETLVRIALAAVQNVLDHLEGKPLRDVVS